In Thermodesulfobacteriota bacterium, the genomic stretch CCTCAAGACCATGGCAAGGGAGCCGCCGATGAGCCCGACGCCGATGACGGCAACCTTTTTAAAATGGAGAGCCATGATTGAACCCCTGCAAATCCAAAGAGCGCCCGGCGAAATCAGGCCTTTGCCTTCCGTGGCGCTCTTTGGCTTCTAAGATTTTTATAAGGAAGGAAGCTGGGGCGCCGGCCCCTTACGCTTCAGCTTAGAGTGTCCTTCCCACCGCGACCGCTACTTTTCTCAGGTCGTCCATGAGGAGGGCGAACTTGCTGGGCTTAAGCGACTGGGCGCCGTCGCAGAGCGCGTTCTCGGGGTCGGTGTGGACCTCTATCATGAGGCCGTCGGCGCCGACGGCGACCGCCGCCTTGGCGAGCGGGGCCACGAGCCCCCACCTGCCGGCCCCGTGGCTCGGGTCTATGAAGACCGGGAGGTGTGTTTCCTCCTTCAATACGGGAACGGCGCTCAAGTCCAGCGTGTTCCTTGTCGAGGTCTCGAAGGTCCTTATGCCGCGCTCGCAGAGTATTATCTGGGTGTTGCCCTGAGAGGCTATGTACTCGGCGGACATGAGGAACTCTTTTATCGTAGCGGAAAGGCCCCTTTTGAGTAGCACGGGCTTCTTGGCCCTTCCCACCTCTGTGAGGAGCCGGAAGTTCTGCATGTTCCGCGCGCCTATCTGCACTATGTCCACGTATTCGCAGAGCAGCTCTGTGTCCCTCGGGTCCATGAGCTCGCTTATTATGGGAAGCCCGGTCTTCTTCTTGGCCTCGGCCAGGAGCTTCAAGCCGTCCGCGCCCAGTCCCTGGAAGTCGTACGGCGACGTCCTGGGCTTGAAGGCGCCGCCCCTGAGTATCCTGGCGCCCGCGGCCTGGACCGCGGTTGCGCAGTTCACTATGGAGTCTATGCTCTCGACGCTGCACGGTCCGGCAATGACCTGGAGCTCCGTATCGCCTATCTTCACGCCGCTTACGTCTATGACCGTGCCTTCCTTGCTGAACTCGCGGCTTACGAGCTTGTAGGGCTTCAATATCGGCATCACGCTCTCGACCCCGGGAAGGGCCTCGAGGGAGATGCCGGCAAGGAGCGCCTCGTCGCCTATGGCGCCTATAATGGTCCTCTCCTTGCCCTTTGATATGTGGACCGAGAGGCCGGCCCCCTTTATCTTCTCGACCACGTGCTCGACGGTGTCCTCTGCAGCGTCTTTCTTAAGAACGATTATCATAGCGAATTCCCCCATGCATTTATGCGCCTAACGGCGGACTGCTTCCCTGAACGCACCAAGAAATCTCATGTTCTCCTCGGGAAGGCCCACTGTTATCCGTATGTATTCAGGCATGCCGTAGCTTGCCATCGGCCTCACGATGACGCCCTTCCTTAAAAGCGACTCATAGACGCCCTTCCCGTCGCCGACCTTAACGAGGAAGAAGTTAGCCTCGGTGTCAACGCATTCGTAGCCCATGCCCCGGAGCTCGCCCATGAGGAGCCGGAGCCCCAGCGCGTTATTCTCCCTCGTTTTTTCGAGGTGCTCGCGGTCGTCGAGCGCGGCGATGGCGGCGACCTGCGCCAGCGTGTTTACGTTGAAGGGCTGGCGCACCCTGTCCATGAATCCGATCAGCTCCGGGTGCGCGACCCCGTAGCCAATCCTGAGGCCCGCAAGGCCGTATATCTTGGAGAAGGTGCGGAGCATCACGACGGCGCGCCCTTCGTTTATGTATGAGAGCGTGTCAGGGAAGTCCTTGCCCATCACGAACTCGTAATAGGCCTCGTCGACGCAGACGATTACGCCATCGGGCACTTTCCCCATGAACTCGGCGAACTCTGCGCCGGTGACCATCGTCCCTGTGGGGTTATTCGGGTTCGCGATGAAGACGAGCCTCGTTTTATTCGTTATGGCGGCGGCCATCGCCTTGAGGTCGTGCCTCATCTCCTTAAGCGGCACAGGCCTTGCCACTCCCCCCGCGGCTTTTATGGCTATGGGGTAGACCGCGAAAGAGGGCTCTCCCATGACGGCCTCGTCGCCGGGCCTCAGGAAAGCGCGGATAAGAAGCTCGATTATCTCGTTCGAGCCGTTCCCGAAGGTCATCATCTCGCCGGATACGCCGAGCATGGACGAGAGTTTTTCCTTGAGGTAATAGCAGGAGCCGTCCGGGTACCTGTGGAGCCCGGCAAGCGCCCCGGCAGCCGCCTCGATCGCCTTTTTTGAAGGGCCGAGCGGGTTCTCGTTAGAGGCGAGCTTTATCGAGCCCTTTATGCCCAGTTCGCGCTCGAGCTCCTCAATGGGCTTGCCCGGAGGATACGGGACGAGCGAGCTTATGTTCCGAGGGACCTGTAAGTTGAGTTTCCGCATGTCGGTTAAAGAGCTCAGCAGTGGCCTCCGTTTTATTTTCTGGCGTTCACGACAGCTGCGATTTCGGGTACGAGCCGAGCGTTTTAAGGAACGAGCACGACTTCTCGAGCTCGGCTATGGCGTCCCTCACCGGCTCGTCGGATATGTGGCCGTCGAGGTCCACGAAGAAGACGTATTCCCAGGCCTTTGTCTTGAGGGGCCGGGACTCGATCTTCGTGAGATTAATGCCTCTTGACGCGAAAGGCTTTAGCATCGTGTAGAGGGCCCCTGGCGCGTCTTTTATGGCGAACATGATGGATGTCTTGTCCCGCCCGGTCTTCCTTGCGAAATTTTTGCCTATTACGAGGAAGCGGGTGAAGTTGTTCGGGCTGTCCTCGATGTTCTTTTCTATTACACGGAGGTCGTAGAGGCTTGCGGCGGCGATGGACGCCACTGCCGCGGTCGAAGGGTCCTCCGCGGCCATCTTGGCCGCAAGCGCGGTCGATGAGACGTCGAAGACCAGGGCGTTCGGGAGATTACCCTTGACCCAGTTCTTGCACTGCGCTATCGCGTGCGGGTGAGAGCATATCTTGGCTATGTCGGATATCTTCCCGGATTTATTGAGGAGCGCAAGGGAAATCTCGAGCATCACTTCCGCGTATATCTTGAGGTTGGAGCCCACGAACATGTCGAGGGTGTGGCTTACTACACCCTCGGTCGAGTTCTCGATGGGCACGACCCCGAAGACTGCCCTTCCCTTTTCCACGTCCTCGAAGACGTCGGCTATGTCCTTTTTCGGGATGAACTCGCCGGAGAGGCCGAAGTGCTGTATGCAGGCCTGGTGCGTGAAGGTGGCGACAGGCCCGAGGAAGGCCACCCTGAGCGGCTTCTCAAGCGAGAGGGACGCGCTCATTATCTCCCTGAATACGTTCTTTATGGCCTGTTCTGGGAGAGGGCCGGTGTTCCTTTCCATGAGCTTTCTGAGGACTTCCTGCTCCCTTTCAGGCACGTAGAAGTCTTTGCCCTCGCGCTCCTTGAGCTTGCCGACCTCGATGACAAAACCCGCTCTCCTGTTAAGAAGCGCGAGTATTTCGAGGTCTACGGCGTCTATTTCGTCCCTAAGTTCCTTTATGCTTTTGGTTACAGGCATATATATTTGAAATTCCTGAATTTTAAGAGGATAGCGTAATGTATTCCCTGCAAAAAATCAAATATTATTTATTTTTCCACCGCGCTCTGATCGGCCCTGCCGCCGACCAGCCAGCCGTCATTTTTTAGGCTCAGCGAAGAAGCCCATTGAGCGGAATTTCCGGTATCTCGCCTCCACGAGCGACCCCGCGTCCATCTCCTTAAGCTCCTTCAGCTGCGGCAATATGGCAGATTTGAGGCTTTTGAACGCGGCTGCCGGGTCCCTGTGCGCGCCTCCTACAGGCTCTTTCACGACCTTGTCGATGACTCCGAGCTTCAATAGCTCCCCGGCGTCGATCTTGAGGGCCTTTGCAGCCAGGTCCGCCTTTGCCCCGTCCTTCCAGAGTATGGCTGCGCAGCCCTCCGGGGATATGACGGAATATGTCGCGAACTCCATCATGTTCACCCTGTCTGCCACCCCTATGGCGAGCGCGCCGCCGCTCCCGCCCTCGCCGATGACCGTCGCAATGACAGGCACCTTGAGCCTGGACATGACCATCAGGTTCGTCGCTATCGCCTCGGACTGCCCCCTTTCCTCGGCGCCGATCCCGGGGTATGCGCCGGGAGTGTCGATGAAGGTGAATACCGGCAGATTGAACCTCTCGGCGAGCTCAAAAAGCCTTTTCGCCTTCCTGTAGCCCTCTGGGTTCGGCATGCCGAAGTTCCTGTGGACCTTTTCCTTTGTGTTCCGCCCCTTCTGCTGGCCCAGCACCACCACGGCCTCGCCATCGAGCCGCGCGAGGCCGCCGGCTATGGCCGGGTCGTCCCTGAAGGTCCTGTCGCCGTGGAGCTCGATGAAGTCCTCGAAGACGTTCTGGATGTAGTCGAGCGTATACGGCCTGTAAGGGTGCCTCGCCACCTGCGTTATCTGCTGCGGCGAGAGCTTGCCGTACAGCTCCTTTAACAGGGCCTTGGTCTTCTTTTCGAGCTTGGCTATGTCCTCGGACGAGCGGGCGTTGCCGGAAGCCTCGAAGGCCCTGAGCTCGTCTATCTTCTTTTCGAGCTCCTCAACGGGCTTTTCAAATTCAAGCCAGTGCCTGTACATGGTCTTGGCCCAGTCTCCTTTCCGCGCTACTATATTATTTTTACCTCGGCCCCGTCTATAAGTTCCTTTATCCTCGAAATGGCGGGGCCGAGCGGGCTCAGTTTCAACTGCTCGTTCACCCCGATTATCACCTCTCCGTTGTCCGCGTACACGAGGTGGAGTATGACCTGCGAGGTGCCGGGGTTCTCCTGTATTATCTTCTTAAGCCCGTTGAGCTTCTCTCCGGACAAAACGTCCGCGGGCGCGTGTATGTGCGTGTTCCTGGCCTTCAATTTCTTCTCCATTGCCGTCGCGTCCTCGATGGAGGAGATATCCGAGGCTATGAGCTTCATCTCGTCCTCTTCCTTGTCGAGCCTGCCCGTCACGATGAGGGGTGAGCCGCCTGAGATGACCTCTTTCGATTTCCTGTAGAGGTCCGAGAATATGACCGTCTCGACCGAGCCGGTAAGGTCCTCTATCCGGGCGAACGCCATGCGGTCGCCCTTCTTTGTCGTTATCTCCTTCATCTCGGCTATTATGCCGCCGACCGTGACCTCGTCCTCGTTGTTTTTCTCGGAAAGGGTCTCTATGGGCAGGGCGTAGAGGGCGAGCTCGCGCCTGTACCCGGCGAGCGGGTGCGACGAGAAGAAAAAGCCCAGGGTCTCCTTTTCGTAGGCAAGGAGCTCCTTGTTCCCCCACTCTTCCATGTTAGTCGAGCCTGGCGCCGCCCTTGCCGGAGAGGGCGCGCCGCCGCCCATCGCGTCGAAAAGTGACGACTGCCCCTGCTCCCTGTCGCGCTGCATCGACTGCGCCGCGTCCATCGCGGAGTCGAGCCCTGCCGCGAGAGCGGCCCTCTTCTCGCCGGTAAAGTCGAAGGCGCCGCATTTTATGAGGCTCTCGACCACTTTCTTGTTCACCTTCCTCGAATCGACCCTGGAGAGGAAATCGATGAAAGACGTGAACTTCTCATCCTCCCTGACCCTCATTATCTCTTCAATCGCGGACGCGCCGACGTTCTTTATCGCCGCGAGGCCGAACCTTATCCTGCTGCCTGAGACCGTGAACTCCATCGAGCTCTCGTTCAGGTCGGGCGGGGCCACGGCTATACCGATTTCCTTGCACTCGTTTATGTATTTCACGACCTGGTCGGTATTGCCCATGTCAGAGCCCAGGAGCGCGGCCATGAACTCGACCGTGTAATGGGCCTTGAGATACGCCGTCTGGTAGGCTATGAGGGCGTAGGCCGCGCTGTGGCTCTTGTTGAAGCCGTAGCCCGCGAACTTGGCCATGAGGTCGAAAATCTTCTCGGCCTTCTTCTGGTCTATCTTCTTTTTGATCGAGCCGTCGAGGAACTTCTTCCTCTGGTCGAGCATCTCTTCCGGGAGCTTCTTGCCCATGGCTTTCCGGAGGACGTCCGCGTCCCCCGGCGTGTAGCCGGCGAGCACCTTGGCTATCTCCATGACCTGCTCCTGGTAGACCATGACGCCGTAGGTGTTCTCGAGTATGCCCTTTAGTTCCGGCACCTCGTAGACGATTGCCGTCCTCTTGTGCTTCCTGTTGATGAAGTCGTCGACCATGCCGCTCTGAAGCGGGCCCGGCCTGTAGAGGGCGACCGCGGCGACCATGTCCTCGAAGGTCGTGGGCTTCAACTTCCTCAGAAGCTCCTTCATGCCGGAGCTTTCAAGCTGGAAGATGCCGTTGGAATTTCCGCTTGCCACGAGCTCGTAGGTCTTTGAATCGCCGAGGGGCAGGTTTTCGATGTCGATGTCCACGCCCCTGTTGGATTTCACGAGCTTTATGGTCTTGTCTATGACGGTAAGGGTCTTGAGGCCCAGGAAGTCGAACTTAACCAGACCGACCTTCTCGACGTCCTTCATCGTGAACTGCGTCGTTACCGAGTCGTCCTTCTGCTGCTTGTAGAGGGGCATGTACTCGTCAAGCGGCCTGTTCGATATGACAACGCCCGCGGCGTGGGTCGAGGCGTGGCGCGGGAGGCCCTCAAGGGCGACGGCCGTATCAAGGAGGTCCTTTATCTTCGGGTCCTTCTCATATAGCTCCTTGAGCCGCGGCTCCTGCGATACCGCCTCCTGTATGGTGATGTTCAGGGTGTTCGGGACGAGCTTGGCGATCTTGTCCACGTCGCCGTAGGGCATGTCAAGTGCCCTTCCAACGTCCCTTATGCAGGCCTTGGCCTTCATCTGGCCGAAGGTTATTATCTGGGTGACCTTGTCCGCCCCGTACTTCTCGGTTACGTACTTTATGACCTCGTCCCTTCTTTCGAAGCAGAAGTCGATGTCGATATCGGGGAGAGATATCCTGTCCGGGTTGAGGAACCTCTCGAAGAGCAGGTTGTATTTTATGGGGTCGAGGTTGGTTATTCCGAGCGACCACGCGACAAGGCTCCCTGCCGCCGAGCCCCTGCCCGGGCCGACCGGTATGTCCCTGCTCTTCGCGTAGTCGATGAAGTCGGTGACTATGAGGAAGTAGCCCGGGAAGCCCATGCCCTTTATGACCTTTAGCTCCTTCTCAAGGCGGTCGTAATACTGCCATTTGACGGGCTCCACGTCGGCGCCCAGCTTCCGCATGGCGTCCAGCCTCTTTTCAAGCCCTGCCCTGGCCCTCGCGTCTATCATCGAATCGAGCGTCTCGCCCTCGGGCACCGGGAACTCGGGCAGGTGGTTCTTCCCGAGCGTGAGCTCGAAGTTGCACCGCTCGGCTATCTCGATAGTGTTCGCGATGGCCTCTGGCGTGTCCTTGAATGCCTCGTTCATCTCCTCCGGGGACTTCACATAGAACTCGTCGGTAGAGAAGCGCATCCGGTTCGGCGCGTTCACGGTGGTGCCGGTCTGTATGCATAGGAGGACGTCATGGACCCTGGAGTCCTCTTTCCTCAGGTAATGGCAGTCGTTCGTCGCGACGAGCGGTATCTCGAGCTTTTTACCGAGCGCAATAAGCTCGCGGTTCACCCTCTCCTGCTCGTCTATCCCGTTATGCTGTATCTCCAGGTAAAAGCGCCTGTCCGGGAACATGGCCTTGTATTCCGAGGCCGCCTTTTCAGCGGCCTCCTTCTGGCCTATGGAGATGTTATAGGCGACCTCGCCGTGCAGGCAGGCGCTCAGGGCTATGAGCCCCTCGCTATGCTCACGGAGAAGCTCCTTGTCCACCCTCGGCTTGTAATAGAAACCTTCGATGTATGCCCTGGAGAGGAGCTTGCAGAGGTTCTGGTAGCCCTTGAGGTTCTTGACCAGCAATACCAGATGGAAGGCATACTCGCCCTTTATGGCCGTCTTCTCAAGGCGGCTCCCGGGCGCGACATAGAGCTCGCAGCCGATTATGGGCTTTACGCCCTTCTGCATGGCCTTCTGGTAGAACTCGACGGCCCCGAAGAGGTTGCCGTGGTCCGTGACCGCGACCGCGGGCATCCTCTGCTCCTTTGCGAGCGCTATGAGGGCCTCTGGCCTTATGGCTCCGTCAAGGAGACTGTACTGGGTATGAAGGTGGAGGTGTACGAAATTGGCGTGGTGCATAGGGAGGAAAGATTACCATATTTCAAGGGGTTTTGGTAGGGTTTTTAAAACCGTTCCCGCAGGCGCGGCCCTACACGGCCCGATTGCGCATGCGGCAAGTTCTGCTAACCTTTTCAATATAGACAAATATCATGCAAAGGACATGATTTCGAGATCCAAGGGTCATGCATAATGAAAAAGAAACTCCTGGTTACAGGTTCGAGCGGCCTTATCGGGAGCGCGGTCGTCGAGCGCTTCTCCGAGGAGGGCTGGGACGTGGCCGGCATAGACAACAACATGAGGGCCGATTTTTTCGGCCCTGCCGGGGACACGCGCTGGAACCGGGCAAGGCTTGAGGAGCGATACCCGCGGTTCAGGCACATCGAGGCTGACATAAGGGACAGGCAAGCGATGATTAAGGCGATTGGCGACATCAGGCCCTCCGCCATAGTCCATGCCGCGGCCCAGCCGAGCCATGACCTGGCGGCGTCAAGGCCGTTTGACGACTTCGACGTGAACGCCGGAGGGACTCTCAACCTACTCGAGGCGGCAAGGCTCGCCTGCCCCGAATCCCCTTTCGTACACCTCTCGACCAACAAGGTCTACGGTGACGCCCCCAATGAGCTGCCCCTTGTGGAGAAGGAAGCGAGATACGACTACGCGGACCCGGCGTTCGAAAACGGCATCCCGGAAGGCATGAGGATAGACCGGTCGAAGCACTCGCTATTCGGCGCGTCCAAGGCCGCCGCCGACCTGATGGTGCAGGAGTACGGCAGGTACTTCGGGATGCCGACGGCCTGTTTGAGGGGCGGGTGCCTTACCGGCCCAAACCACTCCGGTGTGGAGCTCCACGGGTTTCTGAGCTATCTCGTCAAGTGCAATCTGGAGAGAAAAAAATACAAGGTCTACGGGTATAAGGGGAAGCAGGTCCGCGACAATATCCACTCGGAGGACGTGGTCGGGTTCATCATGCGGTTCCTCGGGGCTCCGAGAGCAGCCGAGGTCTATAACCTGGGCGGCGGGAGGGGGAATTCCGTATCCATACTCGAAGCCTTCAGCCTCGTGGAGTCGATTTCAGGTATACCGATGGAATGGGAATATTCCGAGGAGAACCGCTCAGGCGACCATATCTGCTACATCTCGGACCTGTCGAAGGCAAAGGCGCACTACCCGGGCTGGGAGGTCACAAGGGAACTTAAGGCGATATTCATTGAAATAGCCGAAGCCTGGGCATGGCGGGCTTGAAAGAATACAGGACGGTCAGGAAATTCTTTTCAGCACGTATACCGCCTGGCCCTGGAAATCTTTGGCGGAATAGTCCACGTTCGTAAACCTGCTCCAGTAGTACTGCGGCCCGCCCCGCTTTATCTCGACTACACCCTCAAGGCTGTAGCCGCTGAGATCGAACCTTGAAAACCAGTCTGCTATTTTAGGCATACTCTCATTGGTAATCCCCCAGGAGACCGGTATATTGACGTAGACGAGAAAGAGCGGCTTGCCTTCCGCGATGTCATTCCTTAACTCCATTTCCATCGTACTCGAATAAGCGTGACCCTCTACGATCGGATACATGTAGATATACCCTGTTGCTGAAAGCCTGTTCGAGAGGAAATATATCTGCGGCTCGGAGCCAAGGACTGCTACCCTGTCATCCGGACCCGAATTCTCTCTTATATATCTGGCTATCCCTACGGATTCCGGGAAAGGGTTTGCGCCGTAAATAATCCTCGATATCTCATCGGGCGACGAAAAAAAGAGCAAGGTCCTCTCCTTGTACAGCGGATACGCCAGGACGAGGAGGAAAACGCACGCCAGGGCCCATCCGGCGCGCCTTAACCCGTATCTTTCCAGAACTCCCTTCACGCGCGAGACCGCCGCTCCGAAAAAGAGAGCGGCTGCCGGAAGTACGAGTATGAAATAATGCGACCTGAAATAAAGACCCGGCAATATCGAGATGGCTGAAATAACGAGGAAGGACCAGAAAAAGATGCGCGCGGAGCGCGCGCTCTCTCCATGAGGCGGAAAGAACAGTCCCGCTCCGGCAATGGCCAGCAGTGGCAATGCGGAGTCCTTCATAAGAGAGAAGGCATCTCCCAGGTTCGAAAGGCCGTCGGAGAGGCTTATTAACGAAACGTACTTGGAAGCATATGAAAAAGTCCAGAAGAAGAACTTATCGAAAACCCCCCACAGCATGAAGACCAGGCAGGTCAGGCCGAATGGCAGGCCAGCTCCGGCGACGAAGAGAAATGTTCGGGATAATCTCTTGCCGAAGGGGTATGCGTGGGTACGCAGCAAAAAGGCTGACAGGTATACGACGGGCAGCCCCATGAAAAAGACCGCGTGCTGCTTCATCAGGAAAGCAACGCCGAAAAAAAGGCCGCAGAGGAAGAAAAAGAACGCCTTGCCGGCCTCCATGCTTTTGAAAAGGAAGAGCGCGCCGGCGACGATGAAGAGGACGGCGAAATGCTCGGCATTTGCGGAAAGGCCGAGAAAAGCGGAGTTCATGGAGAGTATCGAGAAAAAGGCGCTGGAAAAAGCGCTCGGGAGCGGCTCCAAAAACTTTCTGGCGAGGAGGAATACTAGCACGGACGTCAACGCGTTCAAAAGCGTAAGACCGAGATGGATGGCCTCGGTGCTCTGACCGAAAGCGAGCATGAAGATGGCGTATGCTCCGAAAACGCCAGGCAGCTTCATCGTGTGCATGTGCTCGTATGGGGGGATGCCGTTAAGCAGGAGCTGCGCAGCGTAAGCGTATTCGCCCTCGTCCCGCTCAAGCGGGACATCGAGAAGGTGTATCCTTATGGAGGCGCAGACGATAGAGACGGCTATGACTATCAACCACGCCATGTACTGGCGCGCTCCGGCAGCCCCGTCTCCGGCAGGGTTATTTGTGGCTAAGCTCATCTCTTCAATCCGTAAAGCTACTCGAGCTTCCTTACGTATATCTCCTTTATTATCTCCGGGTCGAGGGCAAGGGTCGTCTCGCCAAGCTGGATGACGAAGGCGGGCCTTTTCTGGTGCACCCTTATGGTGCTCCCCGGGACGATGCCGAGGGAACCGAGCTTGTCAAGCCTTACGTGCGAGTTGGAGGCGATGAATATGATCCTGCCGGTGTCGCCCACTTCAAGGACGTTAAGCTGCTGCACTATGGGCTTCAATTCGTCCTTCGTTTTTTTACAGCACGCGCCCCTGGGGATCGGGAGGCCGTGGGGGCAGGTCGGCGGGTGCCCCAGGAGGGTGCAGATGGAGTCCGTCACCTCGGGCGAGAGGGTGTGCTCGAATGAGCAGGCGTTCTGCTCGAGGTTCTCCTCATCCATTGCCAGCACTTCGGTAAGGAGCCTTTCAGCGAGCCTGTGGCGGCGTATGGCGGCCTCCGCGAGCCTCTCACCCGCAGGCGTAAGCGTGATGGTGTCTCCGGCAATGGTAACGAGCCCGTCCATCATCATGCGTTCGATGGTGGCGGTGTCGGCCTCCTCGGCCACCTCCTTGATCCCCATGAGCTGCTCAACCGAGCTCGAGCCAAGCTCCCTCTGGGACCATATGAACTCGAGGACCTCGTCGACTGCCTTGTCATTTGCCATGTTCTTCCACCTGGCAGGCTGCTGAAAAAACCCAATCTGCGTCGTCGTCTCAAAATTCGTCATTGCAGCGTACCTTAAAAGTACGCCTCATTCCTCATTTTGCGACTCCTTGCATCTTGAGCTTTGAGCAGCCTGCATATGATTTTGAGTTCTTCAACGCCCTGCTAATCCAGCGTGGCCCCTGAGAGCCTCAGCCCGATGTTTACGACCGTCCCGACAAGTATTGCGAACGGGAAAATGAATACGGACATCCAGACGGCCGTCTTCAACCCACGCTCCTTGACTATCATAAGGAGGTTGGCTATGCAAGGGACGAAAAGGGTCATTGTCACGAGGCTTACGACGACCTGGACCGGGTCGAGCATCCCGTCCTTCTGCAGGGCGAGCAGGCCTGCAGCCCCGTAATCCCTCCTTAAAAAGCCTATGAGGAATGCCTCGGTCGCCTCGGCAGGCAGGCTCAGCAGTCCCGCGATGACCGGGGAGGCCGCGACTTGTATGGCATTCAGCGCATTGAGCCTGTCGAGGGCGAAGAGCACGAGCGTCCCGATCACGAAAAGCGGCACCGCCTCTTTCAAGTACCACTGTACGCGCACGAGCGTCTTAAGCACGATATTCGAGATGTGTGGCATCCTCATCGGCGGTATCTCGAGTATGAAGTCCGAGGGCTGCCCGGGAAGGACCCTCGCCGCAAGGAGGCCGACGATGAAAAGGACGAGCATCACTATCGCGGCCCAGAGGACCATGGCCGCGAATGAAACCGCGCCGAGCATGCCGAGTATCACCCCGAGCTGCGCCGAGTATCACCCCGAGCTGCGCCGAGCACGGCACGCCGAGGGCGAGGAGGAGCGTCACTATGACCCGTTCCTTCCGGGACTCGAGTATCCTGGTAGTCATGGTGGCCATGGTGTCGCACCCCAGGCCGAGGACCATCGGCAGGACAGCCTTTCCGTTAAGCCCCATTCCCTTGAAGACCCTGTCCACCATTACCGCGAGCCTGGGCAGATACCCCGAGTCCTCGAGGAAGCTGAAGAACACGAAAAAGAAGCTGACGATGGGGAGCACAATGGCAATGGCGTAGGTAAAAGCCATGGTCACGACACCGAATTCACCGACCAGCAGGTCGTATATGAGGCTCCCGGGCGTGAGGACGCGGCCCACCATGCGGCTGGTCCAGGGGTTTACGAACTCGCCGAAGACGACCTGCTCAAGGTAATCGACGCTTATTCCGGCGCCGAGGACGCCCACGAATTCGTACATGATGAAGAGCACGGCCAGGAGGATGGGGATGCCCCACACAGGGTGCATGGTGACCGAGCCTATGAAGGCCGACGCCTTTCCCCTTCTCTTCGCCTCTGTTTTCACAACCTTCGAGACGAGCGAATCGACTTCCTTCAGCCTTGCGCGGTTGATGATATAGCCCACAGGGTCCTTGAACCGCGCCTGGACGGACGCACGTATCTCCTCCACCCTCCTCATCTCGTCGGGGCCGAACGCGGCCTTCGAGAGCCAGGGCTTCAGCGTCCCGTCCCCGGAAAGGAGCATTATGGCTATCGACCGCGCCGATATGCTCGACCTGGGCAGAAGCGGCTCGATAGCCCTTATGCCCTCCTCTATGTGGCGCGGGTATTTAACCGGGGAAGCCGCCGGCTTCTCGCGGTTATGGAACGCCGCCTCGAGCTTGTCGAGGTTCCACCGCTGGGTGGCAATGGTGGGGATGACCTTCAAGCCGAGAGTGGAGGCAAGCGCGGCCGTGTCTATGGTGATGCCCCGCTCCCCGGCCTCGTCGTACATGTTCAGGGCGAGCGTGACGGGAAGGCCCATCTCCATCAGCTGGAGAGTTACGAGTAGGCTCCTCCGGAGGTTCTTGGAGTCCATGACCTGGAGGGCGGACGACACCTCCCCGGTCATCAGAATGTCCCTTGTCACGAGCTCGTCCTCGGACATGGGTACGAGGCTGTTCACGCCGGGGCTGTCGATAATGGCGAGCTTTTTTGAGCCGAAGCGCGCAACCCCCCTGGATATCTCCACAGAGGTGCCCGGGTAGTTTGAGACCGTGGCGTACCTGCCGGTGAGCGCGCCGAAGATGACGCTCTTACCCACATTAGGGTTGCCGACGAGCACAAGCGACCCTCCGGCCTGGGCCTGGGCTATTCCCTTCTCGCTGCCATGACGCATGGCTTAGATGATAATAATATCCAATTTCACATGCAAGCT encodes the following:
- a CDS encoding iron dependent repressor, metal binding and dimerization domain protein → MANDKAVDEVLEFIWSQRELGSSSVEQLMGIKEVAEEADTATIERMMMDGLVTIAGDTITLTPAGERLAEAAIRRHRLAERLLTEVLAMDEENLEQNACSFEHTLSPEVTDSICTLLGHPPTCPHGLPIPRGACCKKTKDELKPIVQQLNVLEVGDTGRIIFIASNSHVRLDKLGSLGIVPGSTIRVHQKRPAFVIQLGETTLALDPEIIKEIYVRKLE
- a CDS encoding nucleoside recognition domain-containing protein is translated as MPHISNIVLKTLVRVQWYLKEAVPLFVIGTLVLFALDRLNALNAIQVAASPVIAGLLSLPAEATEAFLIGFLRRDYGAAGLLALQKDGMLDPVQVVVSLVTMTLFVPCIANLLMIVKERGLKTAVWMSVFIFPFAILVGTVVNIGLRLSGATLD
- a CDS encoding ferrous iron transporter B; the protein is MRHGSEKGIAQAQAGGSLVLVGNPNVGKSVIFGALTGRYATVSNYPGTSVEISRGVARFGSKKLAIIDSPGVNSLVPMSEDELVTRDILMTGEVSSALQVMDSKNLRRSLLVTLQLMEMGLPVTLALNMYDEAGERGITIDTAALASTLGLKVIPTIATQRWNLDKLEAAFHNREKPAASPVKYPRHIEEGIRAIEPLLPRSSISARSIAIMLLSGDGTLKPWLSKAAFGPDEMRRVEEIRASVQARFKDPVGYIINRARLKEVDSLVSKVVKTEAKRRGKASAFIGSVTMHPVWGIPILLAVLFIMYEFVGVLGAGISVDYLEQVVFGEFVNPWTSRMVGRVLTPGSLIYDLLVGEFGVVTMAFTYAIAIVLPIVSFFFVFFSFLEDSGYLPRLAVMVDRVFKGMGLNGKAVLPMVLGLGCDTMATMTTRILESRKERVIVTLLLALGVPCSAQLGVILGAARGDTRHARRGFIRGHGPLGRDSDARPFHRRPPCGEGPSRAALGLHTRDTADEDATHLEYRA